From Bacillota bacterium, a single genomic window includes:
- a CDS encoding MerR family transcriptional regulator, producing the protein MAEGDDRLPVYPMRVVCGMTGLTERQIRYWEKLGLISPARTPGEQRLFSQADVQLLKHIKRLKESGIPLRSIKARMTRFAGPLAGPVPIKGARLENGWPYEDARSRFGVIPMAPQGVERPERRQAPRKAP; encoded by the coding sequence TTGGCCGAGGGCGACGACCGCTTACCGGTGTACCCAATGCGGGTGGTGTGCGGTATGACCGGGCTGACCGAGCGGCAAATCCGCTACTGGGAAAAGCTGGGGCTCATTAGCCCGGCCCGCACGCCGGGAGAGCAGCGGCTTTTTTCCCAGGCGGATGTCCAGCTCCTGAAGCACATCAAGCGGCTGAAGGAAAGCGGGATACCGCTGCGCAGCATCAAAGCGCGCATGACCCGCTTTGCGGGGCCGCTGGCTGGCCCGGTACCCATCAAGGGTGCCCGGCTGGAGAACGGGTGGCCGTACGAGGATGCCCGCTCGCGCTTCGGTGTCATACCGATGGCGCCCCAGGGTGTGGAACGGCCGGAGCGCCGTCAGGCCCCCCGCAAAGCACCCTGA
- the glnA gene encoding type I glutamate--ammonia ligase: MPKLTREDVLALAREEGVTEIRLQFTDILGIIKNVAIPIDQLPKALDGQVLFDGSSIEGFVRIEESDMLLVPDPATFVLLPWSDDGSRVARLMCDVYNPDGTPFVGCPRLALKRVVAEAEAMGYIMNAGVEAEFFLFQRDPDGRGTTRTHDQASYFDLAPMDRGEDARHDMVLALEKMGFEVEASHHEVAPAQHEIDFKYADALTTADNLATFRWVVRRIALNHGLHATFMPKPIFGVNGSGMHTHQSLFRGNENAFFDPAAPNQLSSVCMHYIGGLMAHAKAVTAICNPLVNSYKRLVPGYEAPVYIAWSERNRSPLIRVPARRGLSTRIEFRSPDPSCNPYLALAVMLKAGLDGIKKRIQAPPPQNRNLYHMTPDEREMLGVDTLPGTLWDALQELDRDPVIQEALGDHIYHRFREAKIIEWNAYRTQVHPWELEQYLQVF, encoded by the coding sequence ATGCCCAAGCTCACCAGGGAGGATGTCCTGGCTCTGGCCAGGGAAGAAGGGGTAACCGAGATACGCTTACAATTCACTGACATCCTGGGTATTATCAAGAACGTGGCTATCCCGATAGACCAGTTGCCCAAGGCCCTTGATGGCCAGGTGCTCTTTGACGGATCCTCCATAGAGGGCTTCGTGCGCATCGAGGAGTCGGACATGCTCCTGGTGCCGGATCCGGCCACCTTTGTGCTGCTACCCTGGTCGGATGACGGCAGCCGCGTGGCCCGTCTCATGTGTGACGTGTACAATCCCGATGGTACTCCCTTCGTGGGTTGCCCTCGCCTGGCCCTCAAGCGAGTGGTGGCCGAGGCCGAGGCCATGGGGTACATCATGAACGCGGGCGTTGAGGCGGAGTTCTTCCTCTTTCAGCGCGATCCGGACGGGCGTGGTACCACCCGCACCCATGACCAGGCTTCTTACTTCGATCTGGCTCCCATGGACAGGGGGGAGGATGCCCGCCACGATATGGTACTGGCCCTGGAGAAGATGGGCTTCGAGGTGGAGGCCTCCCACCATGAGGTGGCCCCCGCCCAGCACGAGATAGATTTCAAGTACGCCGACGCCCTCACCACGGCGGATAACCTGGCCACCTTCCGCTGGGTGGTTCGGCGCATTGCCTTAAACCACGGGCTGCACGCCACCTTCATGCCCAAGCCTATTTTCGGGGTAAACGGTTCCGGGATGCACACCCACCAGTCCCTTTTCCGGGGTAACGAAAACGCTTTCTTCGATCCCGCCGCCCCCAACCAGTTGAGCTCGGTGTGCATGCATTACATCGGCGGGCTCATGGCCCATGCCAAGGCGGTAACGGCCATCTGCAATCCCCTGGTGAACTCCTACAAACGGCTGGTTCCCGGATACGAGGCGCCCGTGTACATTGCCTGGTCGGAACGCAACCGTAGCCCCCTCATCCGCGTACCCGCCCGGCGCGGCCTGAGCACGCGCATAGAGTTCCGCAGTCCCGACCCCTCGTGCAATCCCTACCTGGCCCTGGCGGTCATGCTCAAGGCGGGATTGGATGGGATCAAGAAGCGCATCCAGGCGCCTCCTCCCCAAAACCGTAACCTGTACCACATGACGCCGGACGAGCGGGAGATGCTGGGGGTGGACACCCTTCCCGGCACCCTCTGGGACGCCCTGCAGGAACTGGACCGGGACCCCGTCATCCAGGAGGCCCTCGGGGATCATATTTACCACCGGTTCCGCGAGGCCAAGATCATCGAATGGAACGCTTACCGGACCCAGGTCCACCCCTGGGAACTGGAGCAGTATCTGCAGGTGTTCTGA
- a CDS encoding DUF523 domain-containing protein — MRAGVATAGVKLVLVSACLLGVRCRYDGGSNFSPEVAGAMGTCCLIPVCPEVLGGLPIPRPPAEVVGGDGTDVLARRARVVTREGGDVTDAFVRGAEEVLRLAKLAGAEEAWLKGRSPSCGVKCIHDGTFSGGMRPGPGVTAALLGKEGLRLREID; from the coding sequence ATGCGCGCAGGGGTGGCGACGGCCGGGGTGAAGCTGGTTCTGGTGAGCGCGTGCCTGCTTGGTGTGCGGTGCCGCTACGACGGCGGAAGTAACTTTTCCCCGGAGGTGGCGGGCGCAATGGGGACGTGCTGCCTCATCCCCGTGTGCCCGGAGGTCCTCGGCGGGCTGCCCATTCCCCGGCCTCCTGCAGAGGTGGTGGGCGGGGACGGCACCGACGTGCTGGCGCGCCGCGCCCGGGTAGTCACGCGCGAGGGCGGGGACGTCACCGATGCTTTCGTGCGTGGGGCGGAAGAGGTATTGCGTCTGGCCAAACTGGCGGGAGCGGAGGAAGCGTGGTTGAAGGGACGCAGCCCTTCCTGCGGGGTGAAGTGCATCCACGATGGCACGTTTTCGGGCGGCATGCGGCCGGGGCCGGGGGTGACCGCTGCCCTGCTCGGTAAGGAGGGGCTCCGGCTGCGAGAGATCGATTGA
- the tdh gene encoding L-threonine 3-dehydrogenase, which yields MKAVVKAGPGPGAELREVEVPRPGPGEVLVKVKAASICGTDYHIYRWDPWSAGRVRPPLVLGHEFCGEVVELGPGVDTLAVGDYVSAESHVVCGSCYQCRTGQAHVCQNTKILGVDRDGCFAEYVVIPAVNAWRNSPTLPPDVASMQEPLGNAVHTALCFPLVGRTVAVVGCGPIGLCAVAISRAAGAARVWAAEVNPYRQELAARVGAHRVIDPRREDLAQVLREETGGLGVDVLLEMSGHPDAIRAGLRGTRSGGEVALLGLPPAPFELDLGDEVVMRGLRVQGITGRKLWQTWYQVKVLLDSGVLDVTPVITHRLPLEEFGLGMELMARGECGKVVLYPGGALS from the coding sequence ATGAAAGCAGTGGTGAAGGCAGGACCGGGTCCCGGCGCTGAGTTGCGCGAGGTGGAGGTGCCGCGCCCGGGGCCGGGTGAGGTGCTGGTGAAGGTGAAGGCGGCCTCCATCTGCGGCACGGACTATCACATCTACCGCTGGGACCCCTGGTCGGCGGGGCGGGTGAGGCCTCCCCTGGTGCTGGGGCACGAGTTTTGCGGAGAAGTGGTGGAACTGGGGCCTGGGGTGGATACCCTGGCGGTGGGGGACTACGTCTCGGCGGAGAGCCACGTGGTGTGCGGTTCCTGCTACCAGTGCCGCACGGGGCAGGCGCACGTGTGTCAGAACACGAAGATCCTGGGGGTGGACCGGGACGGCTGCTTTGCCGAGTATGTGGTCATCCCGGCTGTGAACGCCTGGCGGAACAGCCCCACCCTGCCTCCCGATGTGGCCTCCATGCAGGAGCCCCTGGGGAACGCTGTGCACACCGCCCTCTGTTTTCCCCTGGTGGGCCGCACGGTGGCGGTGGTGGGGTGTGGTCCCATCGGCCTGTGTGCCGTAGCCATATCGCGGGCGGCGGGTGCGGCGAGGGTGTGGGCGGCGGAGGTGAACCCTTATCGGCAGGAACTGGCGGCGCGCGTGGGTGCGCACCGGGTGATTGACCCCCGCCGGGAGGATCTGGCCCAGGTGCTGCGGGAAGAGACGGGCGGCCTGGGTGTAGACGTTTTACTCGAGATGTCCGGTCATCCTGATGCCATTCGGGCGGGGCTGCGGGGGACAAGGTCGGGGGGTGAGGTGGCGCTCTTGGGATTGCCTCCGGCGCCCTTTGAGTTGGATTTGGGCGATGAGGTGGTGATGCGGGGCCTCAGGGTGCAGGGGATCACGGGCCGGAAGCTGTGGCAGACCTGGTATCAGGTGAAGGTGCTGCTTGACTCGGGGGTGCTGGATGTGACCCCGGTGATCACCCACCGGCTTCCCCTGGAGGAGTTCGGGCTGGGCATGGAACTGATGGCGCGGGGAGAATGTGGTAAGGTAGTGCTGTACCCGGGCGGCGCGCTCTCCTGA